CGAGTGTCAACACTTTGTGCCCATTCAAGTCCAGAATCGGCGAAGTGCTTCGTGCAACCCTGTTCGTTTGCGACGACTGATATAACTCCAAATTTGTTGTTCAGATTCATGCCGTAGTTGGAATAATCCGGTGCAGGAGTCATCGAATATGTCCGAACCTCGGCGGGTTGACATTCTGGTTCAGCGGCTGACCGACGCACAGCCGGAGCTTTTTAATTACATCGTGTCGCTGGTGCCGGACGTCGATCTGGCGCGGGACATTCTTCAGGAAACGAACACGGTGCTTTGGCAAAAGGTGGAGGAGTACGATCCGCAGACGCCTTTCATGGCGTGGGCGTGTTCAGTGGCCAAGTTCAAGGCGCTGTCGGCAGCGCGCGACCGGGCGAGGGATCGTCATGTATTCAGTGCCGAACTGATGCAGCGGCTGGCGGACCGAATGGCCGAGTCGGGTGCGACATATGACGAGCGCGTGATCGGAGCGGTGGGGCGATGCGTGGACAAGCTGCCGCAACATCAGCGGCAGATGATTGAAATGCGATACGGGCCCGGCGGGTCGGTGGCCCGGCTGGCTGAATCGCTCAACAGGTCGGCGGCGTCGATCTCA
The sequence above is drawn from the Planctomycetota bacterium genome and encodes:
- a CDS encoding sigma-70 family RNA polymerase sigma factor, whose protein sequence is MSEPRRVDILVQRLTDAQPELFNYIVSLVPDVDLARDILQETNTVLWQKVEEYDPQTPFMAWACSVAKFKALSAARDRARDRHVFSAELMQRLADRMAESGATYDERVIGAVGRCVDKLPQHQRQMIEMRYGPGGSVARLAESLNRSAASISTTLLRVRKTLGECIERELRVERES